The Verrucomicrobiota bacterium genome includes the window TGTTCCGGACACCTTTATCAACGACTTGCTGCCACCAGGGTGCGGCCGCGGGCGCCGAACCTTGTTCAGCGCCGCGCAACTTTGGCGGGTCCATTTGCTAAGCTTGCTGACGCCAGCCCGCACCTTCAATCTGCTGGTCAAACTACTGCCTGAACAGCGCGCCTGGCGACGCTTTGCACACCTGAGTAATCGCGCTGCGGTGCCCGACGTCTGGATGCTGAACCAGTTTCGGGAGCGGATCGGGGTGGCGGGCTTGCGGCGGATCAACGACGAACTCCTGCAGCCCTTATTACCCCGTCACACCCCGCGCCAGTCCTTGGCGCTGATCGACGCGACCGACTTGGCGGCCGCCTGTTCGGGACACAAAAAAAGACCACGGGACAATACTCCGCGGCCCATGCGGCGCTCGGTTGTCGGACTTTCAAGTTCGGCCAGAGTCAATTTTTTGTCGGCTACAAGAAGCACACTTTCCGACTGTGGCTGCCCGCCTATCAACGGGGCATTCTCTTGGTACCGCTGGTCAGTTGGGTCGCCCCCGCCAATGTTTCCGAAGGCGTTTTTCTCAAGCCCAGCGTGACGTATGGTGTCCGCCGTTGGCAGTGGCGTCCGGACATGGTTGTCGCTGATATGGGCTATATCGATGCTGCCACCAAACGTCACCTGCGCGAAACGTGGCAGGTGGCCGTGGTGACACGACTCCGGGAAAACATGCACTTGGTGCCTCCGTTTGAAACCCCGCAGCCCGCCACCTGTCCGCAGGGGCAGTCCTTGACCTGGCTGGGCTACGAGGCGGCGGATCAACGCCATTGGTTTGGGGTGACGGAGCCGCAGCCGTTGTGTGACTGGTGTTGGGAAGCGTCCCAATGTGCCAGGCAATTTGACCACTCGCCAGCAGACCATGAAACGCTCTTGGGCTTGATTCCGATGAACACGCGGGTCAGCCAACGCTTATGGCAACAAGCCCGCCCGTGGATTGAACCGACACAGTCGTATGAGAAAAATCAATTGGGGTTGAGCGGGGGCTTTCTCAACAGCCCGCGCCTCACGTGGACCATGGCCTTGCTCGCCGATGCGGCGGTTTTACTGCGCGCACGGGTGCTGCTGGAGCGGCCTGTGGTTGCCCCGCCCATGCATGAATTATCCCCACGGCAATTGACCTTGGAATTGGGGTTGGAAATGCAAAAAGAACTGTTCGCCAAAAAATGAAATTTACAGATTTTATGCGGGAAACACTTCGCATTTCCTAACACCCTCTGGCATTTTTCTGCCAATAAATTTTTCTGCAAAAATCTTCCGACTCGGAATTCGGTTTTCTCACCGTTCCACCTTCACCGCCACCCAGCGGGCCTCCGGCAAAATGAATTTCTTCACTTCCACCGTCACGCGTTGCGGGCCGTAATCTTGCAGGATCAGCGTGGCGAGGTCACACGCCAGGGTTTCGATCAGCTTCCAGGAACGATCTTCTCCAAAATGCAGGAGCCGCCGGGAAACGGCATAGTAATCAATGGTTTTCGTCAGGTCATCCGTGGCGACCGCCGCTGGGAATGGGTGCTCCATGGCCACTGTGAGCAACAGGCGTTGTGCTTGGGCGCGCTCGGCTTCCGGCACGCCCACCCGGTAAAAAACCTCCAGTTCATGGATGGTGATGGTGTCCATAGGGGTATCAGGTTGCGGCGGCAGTGGGTTGCACCGCCTGAAGGAGAATCAGGGTCGGCCGGTTGACCGGCAGCGCCAGCGCTTCGGCCATGGTGACCCATTTGAATTCCTGCGCCTCGTCGTTCAAAGTCACTGCGGTGTCACCGGCGGCCCGGCAGGTATAATTCAGCAGGAGGAAATGCGCGTCCCGATAAAATTCGGTGGAATGAATGCAATCCTGCACCAGCACGAACCGCACGTCATCCACGTCCAGATCAGTCTCTTCTTTCAGTTCCCGGCGCAAAGCGGCCTCGGAGGTTTCGCCCCACTTGATCTTGCCGCCGGGAATGCCCCAGAGGTTGGACCACTTGCGGGTACGAACCATCAAAAAGCGCTGGCCATCTGGGTGATAAATCAAGGCGCCAACAGTGGCGACGGGATGCAAATCCTGACGTTTTCCCGGGGTAAGGTAGTGGTGCAGTTCAAAGCGGGATTTCTCCAGGATGTCCTGCAATTCCGCCAGGTGTTCCACGATCAGGTCCGGCTCGGCGTTGCGCAGTTGTTGCAGTGTGTTATAGCCGGTGAGCACGCCGCAGGAATACACGCCGCCGTGCTTGGCGGTTTCGATGTCGTGCTCCATGTCGCCGATGAAGAGGGTTTCCTCGGGGTTCAACCGGTTCTCCGCGATGATTTCCCGGATTTTCAGGCGCTTGTCGTACACCTGCACATAGGGTCGCGCCAGGAAGGCGTCGAATCCCATGCCGCGCGCCTGGCGATGATAGTAGTCGGAGTGAATGGAACTCAGCACAAACGTGTTCAATTTGCGGCTTTTGCAAAACTCTAGGAAACTGCGCGCATGGGGCAGTTCCACCACGGTAT containing:
- a CDS encoding NUDIX domain-containing protein, which translates into the protein MIRNLIFDWSGTLVDDLPAAWHATNYVFQQAGLTMLSLDQFRAEFCLPFNKFYDRYTPNLPMDQLEIWFHTRFQEVQDTVVELPHARSFLEFCKSRKLNTFVLSSIHSDYYHRQARGMGFDAFLARPYVQVYDKRLKIREIIAENRLNPEETLFIGDMEHDIETAKHGGVYSCGVLTGYNTLQQLRNAEPDLIVEHLAELQDILEKSRFELHHYLTPGKRQDLHPVATVGALIYHPDGQRFLMVRTRKWSNLWGIPGGKIKWGETSEAALRRELKEETDLDVDDVRFVLVQDCIHSTEFYRDAHFLLLNYTCRAAGDTAVTLNDEAQEFKWVTMAEALALPVNRPTLILLQAVQPTAAAT
- a CDS encoding dihydroneopterin aldolase; protein product: MDTITIHELEVFYRVGVPEAERAQAQRLLLTVAMEHPFPAAVATDDLTKTIDYYAVSRRLLHFGEDRSWKLIETLACDLATLILQDYGPQRVTVEVKKFILPEARWVAVKVER
- a CDS encoding transposase, with product MTGTAELLNLIAPHVPDTFINDLLPPGCGRGRRTLFSAAQLWRVHLLSLLTPARTFNLLVKLLPEQRAWRRFAHLSNRAAVPDVWMLNQFRERIGVAGLRRINDELLQPLLPRHTPRQSLALIDATDLAAACSGHKKRPRDNTPRPMRRSVVGLSSSARVNFLSATRSTLSDCGCPPINGAFSWYRWSVGSPPPMFPKAFFSSPA